The sequence CGTCCGGTGGCGGGGGCGGTGCCAGCGCCGATCCGGAAGCCGATCCGCTGTACGACCAAGCCGTGGCCCTGGTGCTGCAACACCGGCGTGTGTCGGTGTCTTCGGTGCAGCGGCATTTGCGCATCGGCTACAACCGGGCGGCGCGGCTGGTGGAACAGATGGAAAAGGCCGGGCTGGTGTCGCCCATGGGCCACAACGGCAACCGCGAATTGTTGGTGCCGCAACGCGAAGAAGGATGAAACGATGAACAAGGTGCAACGCCTCTCCCGCCGATCCAGCTTGGCGGGCGGCTTGCTGGCCCTCGTCGGACTGCTGACGGGGCCAGGGGCGGTGTGGGCGGCGGATTCGGTCGAGTTGCTGCGCGCCTTTGTGCGCGATGTCAAAGCGGGCCGGGCGGATTTCACCCAAACCGTCAGCGCCCCCGATGGGAAGCGGCAGAAAGTGTCCAACGGCCAGTTCGAGTTTTTGCGGCCGAACCGTTTTCGCTTTGTGTACGTCAAGCCCGAGCCGCAAACCATCGTCAGTGATGGCGTGAAGGTCTGGTTCCACGACCCCGACTTGAACCAGGTGACGGTGCGCAAACTCGGTGATGCGCTGGGCAGCACGCCGGCCAGTTTGTTGGCATCGTCGTCGATGGACAAGGATTTCGAGCTGAAAGCCGAGCCCGATCAAAACGGCTTGGCCTGGGTGCGCGCCACCCCGCGCCAGCGCGACAACACCATCCAGTGGCTCAAAGTGGGCTTTCAAGGCAGCACGCTGGCGGCGGTGGAAATTGCCGACAGTTTCGGCCAGCGTTCCATGCTGCGCCTGAGCCGCTTTCAAGCCGAAGCCAGTTTGCCGCCGGAGACTTTCCGCTTCGTGCCCCCCGCTGGTGCGGACGTGGCCGAGCAGTGAACCCGGACTTGTTCGCCCCCGCCGGCCCACCCCCTCCTTTGGCGGAGCGGCTGCGCCCGTTGACGTTGGACGAGGTCATCGGCCAAGCGCATCTGCTGGGGCCAGGGCGGCCACTGCGCCGAGCGTTTGAACGCGGGCGCTTGCACTCGATGATTTTGTGGGGGCCGCCCGGCGTGGGCAAAACCACGCTGGCGCGGTTGTTGGCGGGGGCGGTCAAGCTGCGGTTCATCGTCTTATCGGCGGTGCTGGCGGGGGTGAAGGACATCCGCGAGGCCGTCGAACAGGCGCACATCGCCCGTCAAGCGGGGCAAGGCACGCTGGTGTTTGTGGACGAGGTGCATCGTTTCAACAAAGCCCAGCAGGATGCGTTTTTGCCGCACGTCGAATCCGGCCTGTTCG is a genomic window of Vitreoscilla filiformis containing:
- the lolA gene encoding outer membrane lipoprotein chaperone LolA; translated protein: MNKVQRLSRRSSLAGGLLALVGLLTGPGAVWAADSVELLRAFVRDVKAGRADFTQTVSAPDGKRQKVSNGQFEFLRPNRFRFVYVKPEPQTIVSDGVKVWFHDPDLNQVTVRKLGDALGSTPASLLASSSMDKDFELKAEPDQNGLAWVRATPRQRDNTIQWLKVGFQGSTLAAVEIADSFGQRSMLRLSRFQAEASLPPETFRFVPPAGADVAEQ